A genomic segment from Camarhynchus parvulus chromosome 7, STF_HiC, whole genome shotgun sequence encodes:
- the SLC40A1 gene encoding solute carrier family 40 member 1 isoform X2 gives MIIFLFKTQLLTLYHGWLLTLCYILVITIANIANLASTATAITIQRDWIVVVAGEDRSKLADMNATIRRIDQLTNILAPMAVGQIMTFGSPMIGCGFISGWNLMSMCVEYLLLWKVYQKTPTLAHKSAKVEASELKQLNVKKESDMKPAEGVQLIIEKDVAGFEPQQEKEVGCAARIAEPFITFRDGWVAYYNQPVFLAGMGLAFLYMTVLGFDCITTGYAYTQGLSGSVLSLLMGASAVTGIMGTVAFTWLRRKCGLIRTGLISGVAQFACLILCVISVFMPGSPMDLTVSPFADISARLFENEPLPTIASPEPEMIFATGMPNLLNGSIAPANSDPEMSPEPVPLISVSLLFAGVIAARVGLWSFDLTVTQLLQENVIESERGIINGVQNSMNYLLDLLHFIMVILAPNPEAFGLLVLISVSFVAMGHIMYFRFAQKSLGKQLFVCHTPDPKATPDSSPPGNTSTV, from the exons ATGATTATCTTCTTGTTTAAGACACAGCTCTTGACATTATACCACGGATGGCTTCTT ACATTGTGCTATATCCTGGTTATCACAATAGCAAATATTGCCAATTtggccagcactgccacagcgATCACAATTCAGAGGGACTGGATTGTTGTGGTTGCAGGGGAAGACAGAAGCAAACTGGCAG ATATGAATGCCACAATAAGAAGAATTGATCAGCTGACCAATATCTTGGCCCCAATGGCTGTTGGTCAGATAATGACATTTGGCTCCCCCATGATTGGCTGTGGATTCATTTCTGGCTGGAACCTGATGTCCATGTGTGTGGAAtatctgctgctctggaaggtTTACCAGAAGACCCCTACTCTGGCTCACAAATCTGCAAAAGTTGAAGCATCGGAACTGAAACAGCTGAATGTAAAGAAAG AGAGTGACATGAAACCTGCTGAAGGAGTGCAGCTCATTATTGAGAAAGATGTAGCCGGCTTTGAGccccagcaggagaaggaagtCGGCTGCGCTGCCCGGATTGCCGAACCTTTCATAACCTTCCGGGACGGATGGGTTGCGTACTACAACCAGCCGGTGTTCCTTGCAGGCATGGGGCTTGCATTTCTCTATATGACTGTTCTGGGATTCGATTGTATCACTACAGGCTATGCATACACTCAGGGGCTGAGTGGCTCTGTGCTAAGCCTCCTCATGGGTGCCTCAGCAGTCACTGGAATCATGGGAACAGTAGCTTTCACTTGGCTTCGGCGCAAGTGTGGCCTCATTCGCACGGGCCTTATTTCTGGAGTTGCTCAGTTTGCTTGTCTGATCTTATGTGTCATCTCTGTATTTATGCCTGGAAGTCCTATGGATCTGACTGTTTCTCCATTTGCTGACATCAGTGCCAGGCTGTTTGAAAATGAGCCATTGCCTACTATAGCATCTCCAGAACCTGAAATGATTTTTGCAACTGGAATGCCCAACTTGTTAAACGGGTCTATTGCTCCTGCTAACAGTGACCCAGAGATGAGTCCTGAGCCTGTGCCTTTAATCTCTGTTAGTCTCCTGTTTGCAGGAGTCATTGCTGCTAGAGTTG GCCTTTGGTCCTTTGATTTGACTGTCACACAGTTACTCCAAGAAAACGTCATAGAATCTGAAAGAGGCATCATAAACGGTGTCCAAAACTCCATGAATTATCTTCTTGACTTGCTGCACTTCATCATGGTCATCTTGGCCCCAAACCCTGAAGCTTTTGGCTTATTGGTGcttatttctgtgtcttttgtTGCAATGGGCCACATAATGTACTTCAGATTTGCCCAAAAAAGCTTGGGAAAACAACTTTTTGTTTGTCACACTCCTGATCCCAAAGCAACCCCTGACAGTTCACCACCTGGTAACACTTCTACTGTCTGA
- the SLC40A1 gene encoding solute carrier family 40 member 1 isoform X1, protein MARAAEPEGRRRGGSVIAYFTSAKFLLYLGHALSTWGDRMWHFAVSVFLVELYGNSLLLTAVYGLVVAGSVLLLGALIGDWVDKNSRLKVAQTSLVVQNSSVILCGVILMIIFLFKTQLLTLYHGWLLTLCYILVITIANIANLASTATAITIQRDWIVVVAGEDRSKLADMNATIRRIDQLTNILAPMAVGQIMTFGSPMIGCGFISGWNLMSMCVEYLLLWKVYQKTPTLAHKSAKVEASELKQLNVKKESDMKPAEGVQLIIEKDVAGFEPQQEKEVGCAARIAEPFITFRDGWVAYYNQPVFLAGMGLAFLYMTVLGFDCITTGYAYTQGLSGSVLSLLMGASAVTGIMGTVAFTWLRRKCGLIRTGLISGVAQFACLILCVISVFMPGSPMDLTVSPFADISARLFENEPLPTIASPEPEMIFATGMPNLLNGSIAPANSDPEMSPEPVPLISVSLLFAGVIAARVGLWSFDLTVTQLLQENVIESERGIINGVQNSMNYLLDLLHFIMVILAPNPEAFGLLVLISVSFVAMGHIMYFRFAQKSLGKQLFVCHTPDPKATPDSSPPGNTSTV, encoded by the exons GGAGATCGGATGTGGCattttgctgtgtctgtgttccTGGTTGAACTTTATGGCAACAGCTTGCTCCTGACTGCAGTCTATGGCCTGGTTGTGGCGGGATCAGTTCTTCTCCTGGGAGCCCTTATTGGAGACTGGGTGGACAAGAACTCCAGGCTCAAAG TGGCCCAGACATCCTTGGTTGTGCAGAATTCATCTGTCATCCTGTGTGGTGTTATCCTGATGATTATCTTCTTGTTTAAGACACAGCTCTTGACATTATACCACGGATGGCTTCTT ACATTGTGCTATATCCTGGTTATCACAATAGCAAATATTGCCAATTtggccagcactgccacagcgATCACAATTCAGAGGGACTGGATTGTTGTGGTTGCAGGGGAAGACAGAAGCAAACTGGCAG ATATGAATGCCACAATAAGAAGAATTGATCAGCTGACCAATATCTTGGCCCCAATGGCTGTTGGTCAGATAATGACATTTGGCTCCCCCATGATTGGCTGTGGATTCATTTCTGGCTGGAACCTGATGTCCATGTGTGTGGAAtatctgctgctctggaaggtTTACCAGAAGACCCCTACTCTGGCTCACAAATCTGCAAAAGTTGAAGCATCGGAACTGAAACAGCTGAATGTAAAGAAAG AGAGTGACATGAAACCTGCTGAAGGAGTGCAGCTCATTATTGAGAAAGATGTAGCCGGCTTTGAGccccagcaggagaaggaagtCGGCTGCGCTGCCCGGATTGCCGAACCTTTCATAACCTTCCGGGACGGATGGGTTGCGTACTACAACCAGCCGGTGTTCCTTGCAGGCATGGGGCTTGCATTTCTCTATATGACTGTTCTGGGATTCGATTGTATCACTACAGGCTATGCATACACTCAGGGGCTGAGTGGCTCTGTGCTAAGCCTCCTCATGGGTGCCTCAGCAGTCACTGGAATCATGGGAACAGTAGCTTTCACTTGGCTTCGGCGCAAGTGTGGCCTCATTCGCACGGGCCTTATTTCTGGAGTTGCTCAGTTTGCTTGTCTGATCTTATGTGTCATCTCTGTATTTATGCCTGGAAGTCCTATGGATCTGACTGTTTCTCCATTTGCTGACATCAGTGCCAGGCTGTTTGAAAATGAGCCATTGCCTACTATAGCATCTCCAGAACCTGAAATGATTTTTGCAACTGGAATGCCCAACTTGTTAAACGGGTCTATTGCTCCTGCTAACAGTGACCCAGAGATGAGTCCTGAGCCTGTGCCTTTAATCTCTGTTAGTCTCCTGTTTGCAGGAGTCATTGCTGCTAGAGTTG GCCTTTGGTCCTTTGATTTGACTGTCACACAGTTACTCCAAGAAAACGTCATAGAATCTGAAAGAGGCATCATAAACGGTGTCCAAAACTCCATGAATTATCTTCTTGACTTGCTGCACTTCATCATGGTCATCTTGGCCCCAAACCCTGAAGCTTTTGGCTTATTGGTGcttatttctgtgtcttttgtTGCAATGGGCCACATAATGTACTTCAGATTTGCCCAAAAAAGCTTGGGAAAACAACTTTTTGTTTGTCACACTCCTGATCCCAAAGCAACCCCTGACAGTTCACCACCTGGTAACACTTCTACTGTCTGA